The following are encoded together in the Nocardioides sp. Arc9.136 genome:
- a CDS encoding potassium channel family protein — protein MTTVGYGDEVPVTTGGRLVGLGLMIAGVALLGSVTATLASWLVHAVAREDAAQEVGVRDETQALRAEIAGLRHQVTELVDLLRPAGVPDPADPDRPVHVAARTTPRE, from the coding sequence ATGACGACGGTCGGGTACGGGGACGAGGTGCCGGTCACCACTGGTGGGCGACTCGTAGGGCTCGGGCTGATGATCGCGGGCGTGGCGCTCCTGGGCAGCGTGACCGCGACCCTGGCGAGCTGGCTCGTGCACGCGGTGGCACGGGAGGACGCGGCCCAGGAGGTCGGGGTGCGGGACGAGACGCAGGCGCTGCGGGCGGAGATCGCGGGGCTGCGGCACCAGGTCACCGAGCTGGTCGACCTGCTGCGGCCGGCGGGTGTGCCGGACCCTGCCGATCCCGATCGTCCTGTCCACGTCGCGGCTCGAACGACTCCTCGTGAGTGA
- a CDS encoding MFS transporter → MPPTRARAATAAAFATQGLVFISLTTRLPDIADRWDLSEVAISGLLLLLVVLAGVGSVLAERVAARHDSAVLLRVGLLAMAVALPVLVLAGSLGVLVVGIAGYGLALGLVDAATNMQGVAVEQRYGRPLLPSLHGCWTLGGLLGAATTLATAGLPLGATAALAVVPVLVAAAPYLARTQGPAGPGPAPEAVAVPWRPIVMVGVAMVVFYMVDSASAAWGPLYLEDVVAAPERLVALATFPYLLASLVVRLAGDRLVAAYGAVRVLRVGAVVASVALGVVVLAPTWQVAVAGFTLLGAGVAVIAPLSFSAAARIAGGEQARVDAVVARFNQFNYLGALLGSVLTGLAGAGSLRVGFAVPMVLVLALVPLARTFAAASGLTGSSGASGVSAPRPSASGSAS, encoded by the coding sequence GTGCCACCGACCCGGGCCCGCGCCGCGACCGCGGCCGCCTTCGCGACGCAGGGGCTGGTCTTCATCAGCCTCACGACGCGGCTGCCCGACATCGCCGACCGCTGGGACCTCTCGGAGGTGGCGATCTCGGGGCTGCTGCTCCTGCTCGTCGTCCTGGCCGGCGTCGGCTCGGTCCTGGCCGAGCGGGTGGCCGCACGCCACGACAGCGCGGTGCTGCTGCGCGTCGGGCTGCTGGCCATGGCGGTCGCCCTGCCCGTCCTGGTCCTGGCGGGGTCGCTCGGCGTGCTCGTCGTCGGGATCGCCGGCTACGGGCTCGCGCTGGGGCTGGTCGACGCCGCGACGAACATGCAGGGGGTCGCCGTGGAGCAGCGGTACGGCCGGCCGCTGCTCCCCTCGCTGCACGGCTGCTGGACCCTCGGCGGCCTTCTCGGGGCGGCCACCACCCTGGCGACGGCCGGGCTCCCGCTTGGGGCGACCGCGGCGCTGGCCGTGGTGCCGGTGCTGGTGGCGGCGGCGCCGTACCTCGCCCGCACGCAGGGCCCCGCCGGCCCCGGCCCGGCTCCCGAGGCCGTGGCCGTCCCCTGGCGCCCGATCGTCATGGTCGGCGTCGCGATGGTGGTCTTCTACATGGTCGACAGCGCCTCGGCGGCGTGGGGCCCGCTCTACCTCGAGGACGTCGTCGCGGCTCCCGAGCGGCTGGTCGCGCTGGCGACGTTCCCCTACCTGCTGGCGAGCCTGGTCGTGCGGCTCGCCGGCGACCGGCTGGTGGCGGCGTACGGCGCCGTGCGGGTGCTGCGGGTGGGGGCCGTGGTCGCGTCGGTCGCGCTCGGCGTGGTCGTGCTGGCGCCGACCTGGCAGGTCGCGGTCGCCGGCTTCACGCTGCTCGGCGCCGGCGTGGCGGTCATCGCGCCGCTGAGCTTCTCCGCGGCCGCCCGCATCGCCGGCGGCGAACAGGCTCGCGTGGACGCGGTCGTCGCCCGGTTCAACCAGTTCAACTACCTCGGTGCGCTGCTCGGGTCGGTGCTGACCGGCCTCGCCGGTGCCGGGTCGCTGCGCGTCGGGTTCGCGGTGCCCATGGTGCTCGTGCTGGCGCTCGTGCCGCTGGCCCGGACCTTCGCCGCCGCGTCGGGGCTGACTGGTTCGTCGGGGGCGTCCGGGGTCAGTGCACCCCGGCCATCAGCCTCCGGATCGGCTTCGTAG
- a CDS encoding peptide MFS transporter translates to MTSPASPEPDTTARVEDRGFLGQPRPLANLFGVELWERFSFYGMQGILLIYLYYSATDGGLGMDRGTATGIVGAYGGSVYLSTILGAWLADRVLGPERTLFGSAVVVMLGHVALALVPGFAGVGIGCVLIALGSGGVKATATSLVGALYAEGDERRDAGFSLFYMGINIGALVGPLLTGLLQEEAGFHWGFGLAAVGMAAGLAQYAVGRRRLPPETAVVPNPLPRPLVVRYAAAAAGVVVVAAVLALTGLVTVDNLDDWVAAVTLLAAVAYFAVILTSSSVDATERSRVWSFVPLFVVNAVFWSLYQQQFTVVTIYSDERLDRDLFGWEMPVSWVQSINPVFIIALAGGFAALWTRLGPRQPSTPVKFGLGTVTMGVAFLLFLLTPQGAGSVPLLALAGILLVFTVAELLISPVGLSLSTKLAPRQFRTQMVALYFLSVSLGTTMAGRLGEYYDPEDEGGYFLVIGLVAIVVGGLLLVATKPIRRLMAGVH, encoded by the coding sequence GTGACTTCTCCCGCTTCCCCCGAGCCGGACACGACCGCACGGGTCGAGGACCGGGGGTTCCTCGGCCAGCCGCGCCCGCTGGCCAACCTCTTCGGCGTGGAGCTGTGGGAGCGGTTCAGCTTCTACGGCATGCAGGGGATCCTGCTGATCTACCTGTACTACTCCGCCACCGACGGCGGCCTCGGCATGGACCGGGGCACCGCGACCGGCATCGTCGGTGCGTACGGCGGCTCGGTCTACCTCTCCACGATCCTCGGCGCCTGGCTCGCCGACCGGGTGCTCGGGCCCGAGCGGACGCTGTTCGGCTCCGCGGTCGTCGTGATGCTCGGCCACGTCGCGCTGGCGCTCGTGCCGGGCTTCGCCGGCGTCGGGATCGGGTGCGTGCTCATCGCCCTGGGCAGCGGCGGCGTCAAGGCCACCGCGACCAGCCTGGTCGGGGCGCTCTACGCCGAGGGCGACGAGCGCCGCGACGCCGGGTTCTCGCTGTTCTACATGGGCATCAACATCGGCGCGCTGGTCGGGCCGCTGCTCACCGGCCTGCTCCAGGAGGAGGCCGGCTTCCACTGGGGGTTCGGGCTGGCCGCGGTCGGCATGGCCGCCGGCCTGGCGCAGTACGCCGTGGGCCGGCGCCGGCTGCCTCCCGAGACCGCCGTGGTCCCGAACCCGCTGCCCCGCCCGCTCGTGGTGCGGTACGCCGCGGCGGCGGCCGGTGTGGTCGTCGTCGCCGCCGTCCTCGCGCTCACCGGGCTGGTGACGGTCGACAACCTCGACGACTGGGTCGCCGCGGTGACCCTGCTGGCGGCCGTGGCGTACTTCGCCGTGATCCTCACCAGCAGCAGCGTCGACGCGACCGAGCGCAGCCGGGTGTGGTCCTTCGTGCCGCTCTTCGTCGTCAACGCGGTCTTCTGGTCGCTCTACCAGCAGCAGTTCACCGTCGTCACGATCTACTCCGACGAGCGCTTGGACCGGGACCTGTTCGGCTGGGAGATGCCGGTCTCCTGGGTGCAGTCGATCAACCCGGTCTTCATCATCGCGCTGGCCGGTGGGTTCGCGGCGCTGTGGACGCGGCTGGGTCCCCGCCAGCCCTCGACCCCGGTCAAGTTCGGCCTCGGCACCGTCACGATGGGCGTGGCGTTCCTGCTCTTCCTGCTCACACCGCAGGGGGCGGGCTCCGTGCCGCTGCTCGCGCTGGCAGGGATCCTGCTGGTCTTCACCGTCGCCGAGCTGCTGATCTCCCCGGTCGGGCTGTCGCTGTCGACGAAGCTCGCGCCACGCCAGTTCCGCACCCAGATGGTCGCGCTGTACTTCCTCTCGGTCTCCCTCGGCACGACGATGGCCGGGCGGCTGGGGGAGTACTACGACCCCGAGGACGAGGGCGGCTACTTCCTCGTCATCGGCCTCGTCGCGATCGTGGTCGGCGGCCTGCTGCTGGTCGCTACGAAGCCGATCCGGAGGCTGATGGCCGGGGTGCACTGA
- a CDS encoding MaoC family dehydratase, with product MQFGRSYEEFEVGATYKHWPGKTVTEFDDHMFCLLTMNHHPLHLDSNYAEETTQFGKNVVVGNYVYSILLGMSVPDISGKAIANLEIESLRHVAPTFHGDTLYGETRVLDKWESTSKDDRGVVHVETVGYNQDGKVVCIFRRKVMVPKDSYLEARGGEQPGRPVPQPDKNWPGPDATE from the coding sequence GTGCAGTTCGGTCGCAGCTATGAGGAGTTCGAGGTCGGTGCGACGTACAAGCACTGGCCCGGCAAGACGGTCACCGAGTTCGACGACCACATGTTCTGCCTGCTGACGATGAACCACCACCCGCTCCACCTCGACAGCAACTACGCCGAGGAGACGACTCAGTTCGGCAAGAACGTCGTGGTCGGCAACTACGTCTACTCGATCCTCCTCGGCATGTCGGTCCCCGACATCTCCGGCAAGGCGATCGCCAACCTGGAGATCGAGTCGCTGCGCCACGTCGCGCCGACCTTCCACGGCGACACGCTGTACGGCGAGACGCGGGTGCTGGACAAGTGGGAGTCGACGTCGAAGGACGACCGCGGCGTCGTCCACGTCGAGACCGTCGGCTACAACCAGGACGGCAAGGTGGTGTGCATCTTCCGCCGCAAGGTGATGGTGCCCAAGGACAGCTACCTCGAAGCGCGCGGCGGCGAGCAGCCCGGCCGGCCCGTCCCGCAGCCGGACAAGAACTGGCCCGGCCCCGACGCCACCGAGTGA
- a CDS encoding DUF5302 domain-containing protein, translating to MTANGNDDLKARMKEALEHKQANDRGVPKDRPAKSKANGPEVVGSAPRMHRRKAGGGGS from the coding sequence ATGACGGCGAACGGCAACGACGACCTCAAGGCGCGGATGAAGGAGGCGCTGGAGCACAAGCAGGCCAACGACCGCGGGGTGCCGAAGGACCGCCCGGCGAAGTCGAAGGCCAACGGGCCCGAGGTGGTGGGCTCCGCACCGAGGATGCACCGGCGCAAGGCCGGCGGCGGCGGTTCGTGA
- a CDS encoding DUF1059 domain-containing protein — MKTRLTCPCGEVVKGTDEDELVEKAQAHLAAQHPGREYEREMILFMAT, encoded by the coding sequence ATGAAGACACGACTCACCTGCCCCTGCGGCGAGGTCGTCAAGGGCACCGACGAGGACGAGCTGGTCGAGAAGGCGCAGGCCCACCTCGCCGCGCAGCACCCCGGCCGGGAGTACGAGCGGGAGATGATCCTGTTCATGGCGACGTAG
- a CDS encoding acyl-CoA dehydrogenase family protein, with amino-acid sequence MGRLCETEGLTEEQTEIIKAVRTFVDEKILPVATELEHADEYPQEIVDGLKELGIFGLMIPEEYDGLGESLLTYALCVEEIARGWMSVSGVINTHFIVAYMLMRHGTEEQKQKYLPKMATGEIRGSFSMSEPGLGSDVSAIKTKAVKNDAGGYTIDGQKMWLTNGGTSNLIAVLVKTDEGADSVYKNMTTFLVEKEPGFGETAPGLTIPGKIDKMGYKGVDTTEAVFEGHQVGAEQVLGGETGQGFYQMMDGVEVGRVNVAARACGIALRAFELAIAYAQQRETFGKQIADHQAILFRLAEMATKVEASHAMMVKAARLKDSGKRMDVEAGMAKMLAAEYCNEVVQDSFRIHGGYGYSKEYEIERLYREAAFMLIGEGTSDIQKMIIGRSLLKDYKLKA; translated from the coding sequence ATGGGCCGCCTGTGCGAGACCGAGGGTCTCACCGAGGAGCAGACCGAGATCATCAAGGCGGTCCGCACGTTCGTCGACGAGAAGATCCTGCCGGTCGCGACCGAGCTGGAGCACGCCGATGAGTACCCCCAAGAGATCGTCGACGGGCTCAAGGAGCTCGGCATCTTCGGGCTGATGATCCCTGAGGAGTACGACGGGCTGGGTGAGTCGCTGCTGACCTACGCGCTGTGCGTGGAGGAGATCGCGCGCGGCTGGATGAGCGTCTCGGGCGTCATCAACACCCACTTCATCGTGGCCTACATGCTGATGAGGCACGGGACCGAGGAGCAGAAGCAGAAGTACCTGCCGAAGATGGCCACCGGCGAGATCCGGGGGTCGTTCTCGATGTCGGAGCCGGGCCTGGGCTCGGACGTCTCGGCGATCAAGACCAAGGCGGTCAAGAACGACGCCGGCGGCTACACCATCGACGGCCAGAAGATGTGGCTGACCAACGGTGGCACCTCGAACCTGATCGCGGTGCTGGTCAAGACCGACGAGGGCGCGGACTCGGTCTACAAGAACATGACGACCTTCCTGGTGGAGAAGGAGCCCGGCTTCGGCGAGACCGCGCCGGGCCTGACCATCCCCGGCAAGATCGACAAGATGGGCTACAAGGGCGTCGACACCACCGAGGCGGTCTTCGAGGGCCACCAGGTCGGTGCCGAGCAGGTCCTGGGCGGGGAGACCGGCCAGGGCTTCTACCAGATGATGGACGGCGTCGAGGTCGGCCGCGTGAACGTCGCGGCCCGTGCGTGCGGCATCGCGCTGCGCGCCTTCGAGCTGGCCATCGCCTACGCCCAGCAGCGGGAGACGTTCGGCAAGCAGATCGCCGACCACCAGGCGATCCTGTTCCGGCTCGCGGAGATGGCGACCAAGGTCGAGGCCTCGCACGCGATGATGGTGAAGGCCGCGCGGCTCAAGGACTCCGGCAAGCGGATGGACGTCGAGGCCGGCATGGCCAAGATGCTCGCCGCGGAGTACTGCAACGAGGTCGTGCAGGACTCCTTCCGCATCCACGGCGGCTACGGCTACTCCAAGGAGTACGAGATCGAGCGCCTCTACCGCGAGGCCGCGTTCATGCTGATCGGCGAGGGCACCTCCGACATCCAGAAGATGATCATCGGCCGCTCCCTGCTCAAGGACTACAAGCTCAAGGCCTGA
- a CDS encoding DUF6752 domain-containing protein, whose protein sequence is MTERVYLHVGAPKSGTTYLQRILEANRGPLADAGILVVGDTHLDRIHAAMVVREDPRLDSLPARASTAWDRLVAQVRGWRGPVAILSYELFAGASADQVARVLRDLDGIEVHVVITARDLGRAVPSAWQERLKFALTTPLEKWRPRPESAGVRAEWGWRTMDPAGVAARWGAELPPERVHVVTVPTTPGDEHELWRRFAAACAIDPAGLRLDVERANESMGLVAAELLRRVNERVREPITGNREQAVWLRDTLAHGILAQLGREPIGLTDAQYADATQRADAAVGAIAEAGYDVRGDLEDLRATRPEARTPGEASDGELLETAVETIVRLLVLVRERTRERDAARTTLARDPDESKVVALGKGVVRRITAPRVESRAEDLRARIAELEQEVARSRELQLRVAELSDVVTELLLPPRSSDGRVTAKALNAYRTRSL, encoded by the coding sequence GTGACCGAGCGCGTCTACCTGCACGTCGGAGCGCCGAAGTCCGGCACGACGTACCTGCAGCGGATCCTGGAGGCCAACCGGGGACCCCTGGCCGACGCCGGGATCCTCGTGGTCGGGGACACCCACCTCGACCGCATCCACGCCGCGATGGTGGTGCGCGAGGACCCGCGGCTCGACTCGCTGCCCGCCCGCGCGTCGACCGCCTGGGACCGCCTGGTCGCCCAGGTCCGCGGCTGGCGGGGACCGGTGGCAATCCTGTCCTACGAGCTGTTCGCCGGGGCCTCGGCCGACCAGGTGGCCCGGGTGCTGCGCGACCTCGACGGCATCGAGGTGCACGTGGTGATCACCGCCCGCGACCTCGGCCGCGCGGTGCCGTCGGCGTGGCAGGAGCGCCTGAAGTTCGCGCTCACGACCCCGCTGGAGAAGTGGCGGCCGCGCCCGGAGTCCGCCGGCGTCCGCGCCGAGTGGGGCTGGCGCACGATGGACCCCGCCGGCGTCGCCGCCCGCTGGGGCGCCGAGCTGCCGCCCGAGCGTGTGCACGTGGTGACCGTCCCGACGACCCCCGGCGACGAGCACGAGCTGTGGCGCCGCTTCGCCGCCGCCTGCGCGATCGACCCGGCCGGGCTGCGGCTCGACGTCGAGCGCGCGAACGAGTCGATGGGGCTGGTCGCCGCCGAGCTGCTGCGCCGCGTCAACGAGCGGGTCCGCGAGCCGATCACCGGCAACCGCGAGCAGGCGGTGTGGCTGCGCGACACCCTCGCGCACGGCATCCTCGCCCAGCTGGGGCGCGAGCCGATCGGCCTGACCGACGCGCAGTACGCCGACGCCACCCAGCGTGCCGACGCGGCCGTCGGGGCGATCGCCGAGGCCGGGTACGACGTGCGCGGCGACCTCGAGGACCTGCGCGCCACCCGCCCCGAGGCGCGGACGCCCGGGGAGGCCAGCGACGGCGAGCTGCTCGAGACCGCGGTCGAGACGATCGTCCGGCTGCTCGTCCTCGTGCGGGAGCGCACCCGGGAGCGCGACGCGGCCCGCACCACGCTCGCCCGGGACCCCGACGAGTCCAAGGTCGTGGCGCTCGGGAAGGGCGTCGTGCGCCGGATCACCGCGCCGCGGGTCGAGAGCCGTGCCGAGGACCTCCGCGCCCGGATCGCGGAGCTCGAGCAGGAGGTCGCGCGCAGCCGCGAGCTCCAGCTGCGCGTCGCCGAGCTGTCCGACGTGGTCACCGAGCTGCTGCTCCCGCCGCGCTCGAGCGACGGCCGGGTGACCGCCAAGGCGCTCAACGCCTACCGGACCCGGTCGCTGTGA
- a CDS encoding class I SAM-dependent methyltransferase codes for MVDDGTDARPRVDDAGVHLPDGFAGSGDVLFDGHHAWSFTAEAGSSLVPWPKRMTRWLDGVSHVRVVSGDTEVYAGDVSFGSGEGRVRFVDKDGIPVMIDKWGLLQRPFSGRDTRVIEQMVDMTERILDVMEAECGVRGWIAFGTLLGAAREGAVIGHDSDVDLAYLSEKTTPAEMAVELWDIARALRRHDLRVLHKSAAFITVLFTSPDGGMSSIDVYTCFYVGDLLHETATVRQRVPREAILPLTELSFEGRMLPAPADPDAMLAVSYGEGWRVPDPSFRHEPGPEVTERFDGWFSSLMRQRRDWERYLSDLVQDDLHGPSATADWVADHLVDRLAQEPDLRVVELGAGTGEDALRLAERGLSVLALDYARQSLRAPARRARREELPAEFDHLNLYDLRDVLTRGALVARRRSRQALYARDLLEALEPDGLENFWRFASMTMRDGGTAYLEGQALSRADAAEQRAERGGGRLRPVDPRVLEGRAVRTGGRVVHREGFLDAAAAVAGGAPARWRMIVEWPTREDQ; via the coding sequence GTGGTGGACGACGGCACGGACGCGCGCCCGCGCGTCGACGACGCCGGGGTGCACCTGCCCGACGGGTTCGCCGGGTCCGGGGACGTGCTCTTCGACGGCCACCACGCCTGGTCGTTCACCGCCGAGGCGGGCTCCTCCCTCGTGCCGTGGCCCAAGCGGATGACACGCTGGCTCGACGGCGTCTCCCACGTGCGGGTCGTCTCCGGGGACACCGAGGTGTACGCCGGGGACGTGTCGTTCGGCAGCGGCGAGGGCCGGGTGCGCTTCGTCGACAAGGACGGCATCCCGGTCATGATCGACAAGTGGGGGCTGCTGCAGCGCCCCTTCTCGGGGCGCGACACCCGCGTCATCGAGCAGATGGTCGACATGACCGAGCGGATCCTCGACGTCATGGAGGCCGAGTGCGGCGTCCGCGGCTGGATCGCGTTCGGCACGCTGCTCGGCGCCGCCCGCGAGGGTGCGGTCATCGGGCACGACTCGGACGTCGACCTCGCCTACCTCTCGGAGAAGACCACGCCCGCGGAGATGGCGGTCGAGCTGTGGGACATCGCCCGCGCGCTGCGCCGCCACGACCTGCGGGTGCTGCACAAGTCCGCGGCGTTCATCACCGTGCTCTTCACCTCGCCCGACGGCGGCATGTCGAGCATCGACGTCTACACCTGCTTCTACGTCGGCGACCTGCTCCACGAGACCGCCACCGTGCGCCAGCGGGTGCCGCGCGAGGCGATCCTCCCGCTCACCGAGCTGTCCTTCGAGGGCCGGATGCTGCCGGCGCCGGCCGACCCCGACGCCATGCTCGCCGTGTCGTACGGCGAGGGCTGGCGCGTCCCGGACCCCTCCTTCCGCCACGAGCCGGGGCCGGAGGTCACCGAGCGCTTCGACGGGTGGTTCTCCTCCCTCATGCGGCAGCGCCGGGACTGGGAGCGCTACCTCTCCGACCTGGTCCAGGACGACCTGCACGGGCCCTCGGCCACCGCCGACTGGGTCGCCGACCACCTCGTGGACCGCCTGGCGCAGGAGCCGGACCTGCGCGTCGTCGAGCTCGGCGCCGGCACCGGCGAGGACGCCCTGCGCCTGGCCGAGCGCGGCCTGTCCGTGCTGGCCCTCGACTACGCCCGCCAGAGCCTGCGGGCCCCGGCCCGCCGCGCGCGCCGCGAGGAGCTGCCGGCGGAGTTCGACCACCTCAACCTCTACGACCTGCGCGACGTGCTCACCCGCGGCGCGCTGGTCGCCCGGCGACGCTCCCGCCAGGCGCTCTACGCCCGCGACCTGCTCGAGGCCCTCGAGCCCGACGGCCTGGAGAACTTCTGGCGCTTCGCGTCGATGACGATGCGCGACGGCGGCACGGCGTACCTCGAGGGCCAGGCGCTCTCCCGCGCCGACGCCGCCGAGCAGCGCGCCGAGCGCGGCGGCGGCCGGCTGCGTCCGGTCGACCCGCGCGTGCTCGAGGGGCGGGCCGTGCGCACCGGCGGCCGGGTCGTGCACCGCGAGGGGTTCCTCGACGCCGCGGCCGCGGTCGCCGGGGGAGCACCGGCACGCTGGAGGATGATCGTCGAGTGGCCCACCAGGGAGGACCAGTGA
- a CDS encoding endonuclease/exonuclease/phosphatase family protein: protein MSRPPEEQGSERRAALATVGAVVAIVLVVVGANLLTRGAGGGADPAPGAPAAAEPSTPTAAELETMSPQEVADAALLDRGEVAPQALPSGAGRLRNRVQDLVTAQPYSFTLTTFNILGSQHTAPGGAAAEYAPGRVRTEWAAALVASYGSSIVGLQELQSDQLSALGRATDGRFAFWPGTALGGTGVPQSLMWDSSVWTPTYQDSITVPFMGGTRPQPIVRLQHVASGREVYVLNIHNSPKDAQGREDERDKAEQIEVAAVNTLRKDGIPVFILGDFNEHEDAFCRFTGQAGMQAANGGSHSGACRPPRPMRVDWIFGTPDVQFSGFRMDTGPAVRRITDHAVITTQVTVP, encoded by the coding sequence GTGAGCAGGCCACCCGAGGAGCAGGGCAGCGAGCGGCGGGCAGCGCTCGCCACCGTCGGTGCCGTCGTCGCGATCGTCCTGGTCGTCGTCGGCGCCAACCTGCTCACCCGCGGTGCCGGCGGGGGCGCCGACCCGGCTCCCGGGGCGCCGGCCGCCGCGGAGCCGAGCACGCCCACCGCCGCGGAGCTGGAGACGATGAGCCCGCAGGAGGTCGCCGACGCCGCGCTCCTCGACCGCGGCGAGGTCGCCCCGCAGGCGCTGCCCAGCGGTGCCGGCCGCCTGCGCAACCGGGTGCAGGACCTGGTCACCGCGCAGCCGTACTCCTTCACGCTGACCACCTTCAACATCCTGGGCAGCCAGCACACGGCTCCCGGCGGCGCCGCCGCGGAGTACGCCCCAGGACGGGTCCGCACCGAGTGGGCGGCCGCCCTCGTGGCGTCGTACGGCTCGAGCATCGTGGGCCTGCAGGAGCTCCAGTCCGACCAGCTCAGCGCGCTGGGCCGCGCCACCGACGGCCGGTTCGCGTTCTGGCCCGGCACCGCGCTGGGCGGGACGGGCGTACCGCAGTCGCTGATGTGGGACTCCTCGGTGTGGACCCCGACCTACCAGGACTCCATCACCGTGCCGTTCATGGGCGGCACCCGTCCGCAGCCGATCGTCCGGCTCCAGCACGTCGCGAGCGGTCGGGAGGTCTACGTGCTGAACATCCACAACTCGCCCAAGGACGCGCAGGGCCGCGAGGACGAGCGGGACAAGGCCGAGCAGATCGAGGTCGCGGCGGTCAATACCCTGAGGAAGGACGGCATCCCAGTCTTCATCCTGGGTGACTTCAACGAGCACGAGGACGCGTTCTGCCGGTTCACCGGCCAGGCCGGCATGCAGGCGGCGAACGGCGGCTCCCACAGCGGCGCCTGCCGCCCGCCGCGCCCGATGCGGGTGGACTGGATCTTCGGCACGCCCGACGTGCAGTTCTCCGGGTTCCGGATGGACACCGGTCCCGCGGTACGACGGATCACCGACCACGCGGTCATCACGACCCAGGTCACGGTGCCGTAG